GGGCGACCGGATCACACTGTCCAGGCCGACATCGCTCGACGCCGACACCGCGCCGCCGGCCACCCGCGACGTCACCGGTGCCGTGCTCTCCGATCCCGTCGACGCCACAACACTCACCCGCGCCGCCGCCTACGTCAGCACCGAGACCGCACACGCCCTCGGCGCGAAGACCGTCGACTACTCGGTCATCGCCGCCCCCACCAACCCCGTGCCCGACCTGGAAGAACGCCTCGTCAAAGCCCTGGAACCGGTCGACGTCGTCATGTCCGACGTCCGCATCGAGACCGGCCCCGAACTCACCCCACCCTTCCTGTGGTACCTCCTGCTCGGCCTCGCTCTCGCCGCCGTCGTGACCGTCCTCGGCATCACCATGACCGCATCCGCGACCGAGCTCCGACCCGACCTCGTCCGCCTGCACCGCGTCGGTCTGTCGCCCCGCACCCTGCGCGGGATCGTCATCTGGCAGTCGCTCACCATCGCCGCCCTCGCGGCCGTCCTCGGCATCGCCGCCGGCTGGGGCCTGACAGCCGCACGGAACTGGCCCGGGAACATCGCGGTAGTGATGGACTGGACAGCCATCGCCACCGTATTCGCCCTGACCCTCGCCCTCAGCGCGGCCTACGGCGCCCTCGCCGCACCACGCCGCATCGGCAACACCCTCAACCGCACCGAAGCCTGATCCGCCAATACGTCATCCGGCGAACACATCACCGACGACCGGCGCCTACACGCCGGTCGTCGGTGCTTCAGGATGCCGGGGCCTGAAGGAGCCGGTCCCTGGTGCTGTCCGGGAGTACCCGGCGCAGGACGGGTGCGGTGGAGCTGAGGGAGTGGGCGAAGGCGGCGATGATGTCGTGCGGGACGCTCGCGCTGAAGGATGCCGCCCACAGGCACGGGGCGCCCATGACGGGTTCTACCCACGCCTGCCATCCGAGGGGCCCCTCATCGTCCGGCTGGAGGGTCAGGACGCGCGGGTCCGCGTCCTGGATGAGCGGGGGTACCTCGCCCAGGCTGACGCATGCGGTGAAGGTAGGATCCGCCGCCTGTGCGTTCGGCTGATCGGCATCGCGATACCAGCCGTGAGCAGCTACCGCATCGATCACGCACTCGGGGCCGGTGCGGACCACGGTCGGAGCGTCGTGGGCGTCGAGGGCATGGGCGAAGTCGGAGACGGCCTCGCCGGGGACGCCGAAGGTGAAGTATGCCGACCATCCGGCAAGTGGGCTGCGCGTGTCCGCGCGGGCGGAGAACTGCCAGGCGATGGGCAGGTCACCGAGGTGGAACGGCTCGTCGGGGAGGGTCCATTGGGCCCACCGGAGGGTGTCGGGGCTGATGTGGAGGACGGTACTGCGCAGGACCTGCCGGTCCTCCTCCGCTTGGTCGGGCTCGCGTCGGCCGCGGATGATGGCCAGGCTGCTCCAGCCGAGTCCGGTGAGGGTGTCGGCGACGGCGTCGTAGAGGCATCCGTCGTCGCCGGCCAGGTGCCGGGGCCCGACCCAGTACGCGGCCAGAGAGCCGGCCGGGGAGGAAGCATCGAGTGGGAATTCGGGGTTCAGGGGCGCCTCCAAAGGACTCCGAGAATGAGCACTGCCTGCGGATGGGTATCCGTTTCACAGATGCGGTGAGGTCTCCAGCACTCGTGCCACTGCGGCGGCGACGATGTCAGCCGGCGTCTCCGTGTCGAACGCGATGCTGTAGCCGGGGACGCTCGCCGTGCCGGTGACGGCGATCTTCCACCCCTCACCCTTCGTACCGGGACGCCCATCAGGGAACCATCCCAGGTAGAAGCGCCCATCCTTCGAGCTGATGTGGACATCCGCACGGTCGTCCACGACCAGGTGGAAGTCCTGGGCGGTGAACTGGTCGGTCACCAGCGTGTGCTGGCCGGGACCGAGTTGCCAGTCGCGGAGCCTGAGGGCTTCGACAGTGGTGGCAAATCCGGGGCTCGACGGAGCCACGGTCATGGTCATCACCTCTCTGACCTGGCAGTTTAGGGAAGACTGTCTACGTTGACATGACCCTGCAATGGTTGGCCAGTCATTCCCGGCTCTTTCCTGTCTGCCCCAGGCGAACTGTCCTTCGTCATCCAATCGAGGCGTTTGACAGCGAACGCAGTCGTCTGGGCTTTTCTGACAGTGAATCTAGTCGTGAGGGATGACCAGCCTCGATCCCGATAGCCTGGTGACCGAAGCGTACGGGCACGGGGGGATGATGGTTCGAGCACTTCTGCTCGGGGTTGGGACCTTTGAGAACGTGGTCGACGGCGAGTGGAGCCCTACGCCGGAGGGGTTGCTTCCGCTGCCGTCGGTTGAACCGCAGGTGCGTGAACTCGCCGAGGTGCTTTCACACTTCGACGGGCTGAACGTCAGTGAGCCGTTGATCGACGCGGACTGGGTCAGCGTTAGGGAGAACTGGCGGCAGCTGCGGAACGACTCAGCAGGCCGGCCGCGTATCGTTCACTTTGCCGGTCACGGAGTCTCTCGTGGCCGGATCTTGTACCTGCCCGTGCACGACAGCCGTCTGACCGACCTTCCGGAGTCTGCGATCGATGTCGGCCGATGGCTGAACGAGGTCGAGCACGGCTCCGACCAATCTTCCGTCCTATTCCTGCTCGATGTTTGCGGTGCAGGGGCCGCGACGGACTACCAGCTGTTCCAGGATGTTCCCGAGGGCGATCGAAAGACCTGGGTGATTGCGGCCTGCACGGCGGACGAGAGCGCCTTCGATGCACGGTTCACCAAGGCCACAGCCCAGGCGCTGGAGCGGCTCCGCTTGGGGCACTGGGATATCTCTCCGACTCTGTCCCACGTGCCCGTGGAGGCTGTCGCCGACGAGATCGCGCGGGAGCTGGTCTGTCTCGGCGAAGGGTATCCGCAAACTGTGGTGCACTCGCCGCGCCGAGCCGCCTCGTTGGCGGTACCGGAGTTCTTCGTCAACCCGGCGTTTAGCACTGACGGCTGGCAGCGTTTTCGGAGCCGACTCCGGTTTGCAGTTCGGGAACTGGCCGCTGAGTTCGACCCGGGTCTGGACCCAGTGCACTTCATCACCCGGGCGTCCGGCCGCCTAGACGACGACGCTGTTGCGTTGATGGGTTGTCTCTTCACTGGGCGGACACGTGAGCTCACCCAGATTCGCTCCTGGTTGGCGAGCGACGAACCCCTGTTGCTGGTGACCGGAAGCCCCGGGGCAGGAAAGTCTGCGCTGCTGGGGGTGACGGTCTTCCTGTCGCACAACCAGCTCGCCGAGCTGAGTACCGGGCTGGTTGGCCGCATTCGTGCTCAGTACCGCCCGGAGCGTCGGTACCCGACTCTTGTCGCGGTCCATGCCCGGCACCGGAGCACGGACGAGGTGATCGCGTCGATCATGGTTCAGCTGTCTTCTGAGGACGCAAAGTCGGCAGTTGCTAGCAGTGAGCAAGCTCTGGACAAGCTCAAACGCATCGCCCAGGACCTGCCGGAACCGGTGGTACTCATCATCGATGCCATTGACGAAGCCCTAGAGAGCGATCGCATCGCCCGCAATCTGCTCCCCGAGCTCCTGCGCACACTCCGCTCTGACGGCCACCCCGCCTTCCGGGCGCTCGTGGGAATGCGCCCGCCGCAGGCGGACGGCCACCGGTTCTGCGAGGTGCCCGGTGCCCACGCGATGGTGCTCGACCTGGACACCTCCTCTGATATCGAGGACCTCGCGGACGACCTCACGACCTACATCGCCGACATCCTGGACAGCGGGTCCGGTTACAACGACCAGGCCCTTCGTGAGTCCGTAGCCCGTGCGGTCGCCACCGAAATCGCCCATAGCCCCGATCGCAGCACCTTCCTTGTCGCAGCACTCTTCGCCGAATTCCTGCGAACCGGTGCACCCTTGACTCCCGAGGAGGCGGTCGCTCAACTGCCGCAGAACCTGCCGCTCCTGCTCGAACTGCACCTGCGGACCGTGCTGGACGGCGACCCGTGGATGCGGCACTTGATGGTGGGGCTGGCACAGGCGCGCGGTCAGGGTATGCCGCTGGAGCTTGTGGCCGCAGCAGCCACCGCTGCCGCCATGGCCGCAGGTAAGGATCTCCGCCCGCTGCCCCCAGGCGAGGCCCGTGAGAAGCTGGCTACTGCCCGCTTCTATCTGCGGACGAACATCGACTCGGACGGACGTCAGCTCTACCGGTTCTTCCACGAGACGATCACCGAGCACTTCCGTGACGCCGGGGCCGAACTCGACGGGCTCGCCGAGACGCTTTTTCACGAGCTATTGTCGGCCGTCCCCGGGCGGTGGGCCGCTGAAGGGCCTCGGTGGGACCTCGCCGCACCGTATCTGCTGCGACATCTCATGGAGCATGCCGTCGCTGTTCCGGGCGGATCTGCGGTCGACCAGCTCTTCCTTGACCCGGAGTACCTCGTCCGCGCCGACCACGCTGGCATCTGGGAGGCAGTCCACAGGACGAAGACCCCCACAGCGCGGCGAGCCGGAGCCGCGTACCGGAAGGCATTCGGCCGCTTCGATCTCGGCAGCCTCTTCGGCCAGCGCATACCGCTAGAGACTCGACGTGCCAAGCTTCAGCAGAGCCTCGTGACCTACCAGGCGGCCGGGCTCGCACGCCGCCTCCACGACGAAGGGGCCCCGCTCCGCACGTACTGGAGCACGGGCTTGCCTGAGGAGTCCCTGCTGTACGTCATCGGCGCGGACGAGTTGGGCGCCACCGTGTCAGCCCTCGCCCTGGGAGCCGTCGATCGACGGCTCCTCGCCGTGTTCGGCGGCACCGATGGCTCCCTCCAAGCGTGGGACATCACACCGAGCCCTGACAGCGCGGTCCAGTACTTCTCGGCTTCGAGGACGGACAAGGGCGCCATCACCCAAATGGCGATCGTGGATCTGGATGAGCGGGCAGTCATCGCCTCGGTGACTGACCAAAACGCTCTCCTGCTGTACGACCTCGCAACGGGTGCGCTCGTCGCCGACACATGCCTTGACGGCGCGAGGGTTTCAGCCCTGACAGTCGTTGGCAGCGGCGACGAAACGGCCCTTGCAGTCGGTCGAGTCAGTGGCGAGATCAGCCTAGTCGGCCTCCTAGACGAGTCATTCGGCAGGCTCCTCGACACCGTCGAAGCCGGGGACGCCGCCATCGGTTCGTTGCTCGGCGTGGAGTCCACGGACGGCTCCCTCGCCTTCCACTACGTTTCCGCCCAACCCCAGGGACATGAGCCGAGGGTGCTGCGGAATCTGGAAGAGCGGCCCGTCACCATCTCCTCGGAGGGACCGCTCCAGGAGGTACGGATCCAACCCACGGACACGCGAACCCCGCTATTCTCGCTCATCGCCTACCACCCCGGCATGTGTGCGGTAAGGCGGAACGGTGAGACCGTCCACGTCATCACGGGGCCCAAAGACCGCGGGTTGGCACTCGCAGACATCCGTCATGTCGACCGCTTTCGGCTCGCGCTGACCGCCCATCGCGACGGCAACATGCGGGTGTGGGACCTCGACGTTTGCCCGGCGTTCGGTCACGGCCAGAACCACTGGCACCCCGCCGCAGTCCTCGGCACCATCCGGCTCGGCGGCTCGGAGCTCGCCCTCAGCGCCGAACTCGCGTTTGGTGAGATCAAGGCTTGGGACCTGAAGACTGGCGCCGAGGATCACAGACTGACCGACCTGGGCAAGCTCAGCCATGCCGCCACCGTCACAGCTGGCGACGGGTCCTACGTCGTCACGGTGAACACGGAGAACGACCTCGACACCTGGAATGTCCGTGAGGATGCCCTGGAATCGACAGTCCGCCTCCCCGCCCCGGCCACCGCGTTGGCCGCTGTGCCGCACGGCGATTCGGTGTGGGCCGTGGTCGGCGCTGCCGACGGCAGTATCCATGTGTGGGACACGAACAAGGAGTCACTCTCCCACGCCCTCGCCGACGTGGAGGGGCCGGTCACGGAGCTGATCGCGGGCGACGTCGGCGGCGAGTCTCTCCTGATCAGCGTCCACGACGAACGCACGGTCTGTCTCTGGTCCCTGGCTGACAGCACCCTGCGGCAAACGATCACGCTGGACCGGATCGGAGCGATCGCGATACAAGGTGGGCGGCTGTTCGCTGCCGAGCAATCGTCGAACGGCGATCAGGTGCGGATCTGGGACCTTGCGACGGCCTCACTCGTGGGCTCTGTCGCCGTGGCCAGCCCTCAGCTGATGGCTGTCAGCCAAGTAAACGGCAGGCCGGTACTCGTGACCGCTGTCAGCAAGGCGGAGATCCAGGCATGGGATGTCGAAACCGGAGACCCACTCGGACATCCGGCCTCGGTGCCGGATCGAGTCCACACAATCGCCCCCTACGAGAGCGGCGTCCTGGTAGGCAGCAAAGCTGGCCACGTCACGGCCCTCGGCTGGGCCTGCCCCGCAGAAGCGTCGGCACTCCGCCCGACGAGGCCGACCGTCCAGGTCACCCACGTCCTGGCTTGGTTGCCGGGCGAACTGCTATGCGGCGATGCCCGCGCAGACGGATGGGAGTTGTACACAGTCGACGAATGGGAGAGAGGGCTGCCGCCCTCCTTCGGCCTGATCTACGCCCGCCCCATCACTGCGACGACGAACGAACTCCACGATGCTCTCGTCCACGTACTGACGCCGCGCGGCTATGAGGTCGTGCGGCTGGAGGCACACGACTACGAGATCAGCAAGGTCGACGGCGTGACCACCGGCGGCCCGTGGCGATTCCCGGCGTACTCCGTTCATTGCCACTCGGAGGAAGGACCAGAGCAGTGACGATCCTCGCAGTGCACGGCATCGGCAACCACCTGAGTGGCCGATCGCCAGAGCAGGCGGCCACTCAACTGGCAGAGCAGTGGCAGCTCAAACTTCAGCAGGGGTTCACGGCCGCCGGACTGGGCGACCACCGACTCCCTTCCCTGAACGCCGCGTACTACGCTCACCACACCCACGCCGCCGAGCGGCAGGCTGCAGTGCCGGACGTACTTGCCCTCGACGAACGAGAACAGTCCGTAGTCATCGCCTGGGCGCTGGCCCTAGGTTCACCCACCCTCCAGGAACGGCAGGGACTGATTACCGCACCACTGCGGCAGGTCCTGTCCTGGCTTTCCCAACGCCGCAAAATCCCCATCGGGACAGTCATTCGGCTCGCCGTCCAACTGGCGGGCGAGGCCCGCCGCTACCTCCACGTTCCGCAGGTACGGGCTGCCGCCCGATCCACCGTGGCCGAGTCGATCCGACGAGTGCAGCCCCGCGTGGTGCTGGCGCACTCCCTCGGCTCCGTTGTCGCGTACGAGGCTCTCCATGCTCACCCGGAACTGACCGTGGACTGCTTCGTGACCTTGGGATCCCCCCTTGGCCTGCCGGGCGGGATTTTCGATCACCTGGTGCCTGCGCCAATCGCCGATCGGGGTGCCCGACCTGCCGGAGTCCGCTACTGGGTGAACCTCGCCGACACAGGTGACCTGGTGGCGATTCCTCATCGGCTCGGCGACCGATTCCCCGTTGACCAGCACGCCGACATTCCGATGGGCCGTATCGACTTCCACACCTTCGGAGCGTACTTGTCTTCCCCGCTCACCGCTGCAGCGATTACGCCCTTCGTCCTTAACCCGACAGCCCCGGACCAGATCGCCTGAGGATTTCGGCGCTCGGCGTCCTAAACGATCCAGCATCGCAGGTAGCGCCCCTGCACGCAGGAGCGTGCTCACCTCGCACGACTAGGTTCACTGTCAAACGACTCGGTTGGATGTCAGAGCACTGACCCTTGCCCACTGTGGAAGACCTGCTCGCCGAAGTCGGGCCGCGGGCCGAATATCGGCGCACGCCGCCCTCGGGAGCTGCCGCTGCTGGTGCCCGACGTGCCCTGCCGCCTTC
This DNA window, taken from Streptomyces sp. SCSIO 30461, encodes the following:
- a CDS encoding serine peptidase; translated protein: MTILAVHGIGNHLSGRSPEQAATQLAEQWQLKLQQGFTAAGLGDHRLPSLNAAYYAHHTHAAERQAAVPDVLALDEREQSVVIAWALALGSPTLQERQGLITAPLRQVLSWLSQRRKIPIGTVIRLAVQLAGEARRYLHVPQVRAAARSTVAESIRRVQPRVVLAHSLGSVVAYEALHAHPELTVDCFVTLGSPLGLPGGIFDHLVPAPIADRGARPAGVRYWVNLADTGDLVAIPHRLGDRFPVDQHADIPMGRIDFHTFGAYLSSPLTAAAITPFVLNPTAPDQIA
- a CDS encoding DUF317 domain-containing protein; amino-acid sequence: MTVAPSSPGFATTVEALRLRDWQLGPGQHTLVTDQFTAQDFHLVVDDRADVHISSKDGRFYLGWFPDGRPGTKGEGWKIAVTGTASVPGYSIAFDTETPADIVAAAVARVLETSPHL
- a CDS encoding DUF317 domain-containing protein, with translation MEAPLNPEFPLDASSPAGSLAAYWVGPRHLAGDDGCLYDAVADTLTGLGWSSLAIIRGRREPDQAEEDRQVLRSTVLHISPDTLRWAQWTLPDEPFHLGDLPIAWQFSARADTRSPLAGWSAYFTFGVPGEAVSDFAHALDAHDAPTVVRTGPECVIDAVAAHGWYRDADQPNAQAADPTFTACVSLGEVPPLIQDADPRVLTLQPDDEGPLGWQAWVEPVMGAPCLWAASFSASVPHDIIAAFAHSLSSTAPVLRRVLPDSTRDRLLQAPAS
- a CDS encoding AAA family ATPase, translated to MHDSRLTDLPESAIDVGRWLNEVEHGSDQSSVLFLLDVCGAGAATDYQLFQDVPEGDRKTWVIAACTADESAFDARFTKATAQALERLRLGHWDISPTLSHVPVEAVADEIARELVCLGEGYPQTVVHSPRRAASLAVPEFFVNPAFSTDGWQRFRSRLRFAVRELAAEFDPGLDPVHFITRASGRLDDDAVALMGCLFTGRTRELTQIRSWLASDEPLLLVTGSPGAGKSALLGVTVFLSHNQLAELSTGLVGRIRAQYRPERRYPTLVAVHARHRSTDEVIASIMVQLSSEDAKSAVASSEQALDKLKRIAQDLPEPVVLIIDAIDEALESDRIARNLLPELLRTLRSDGHPAFRALVGMRPPQADGHRFCEVPGAHAMVLDLDTSSDIEDLADDLTTYIADILDSGSGYNDQALRESVARAVATEIAHSPDRSTFLVAALFAEFLRTGAPLTPEEAVAQLPQNLPLLLELHLRTVLDGDPWMRHLMVGLAQARGQGMPLELVAAAATAAAMAAGKDLRPLPPGEAREKLATARFYLRTNIDSDGRQLYRFFHETITEHFRDAGAELDGLAETLFHELLSAVPGRWAAEGPRWDLAAPYLLRHLMEHAVAVPGGSAVDQLFLDPEYLVRADHAGIWEAVHRTKTPTARRAGAAYRKAFGRFDLGSLFGQRIPLETRRAKLQQSLVTYQAAGLARRLHDEGAPLRTYWSTGLPEESLLYVIGADELGATVSALALGAVDRRLLAVFGGTDGSLQAWDITPSPDSAVQYFSASRTDKGAITQMAIVDLDERAVIASVTDQNALLLYDLATGALVADTCLDGARVSALTVVGSGDETALAVGRVSGEISLVGLLDESFGRLLDTVEAGDAAIGSLLGVESTDGSLAFHYVSAQPQGHEPRVLRNLEERPVTISSEGPLQEVRIQPTDTRTPLFSLIAYHPGMCAVRRNGETVHVITGPKDRGLALADIRHVDRFRLALTAHRDGNMRVWDLDVCPAFGHGQNHWHPAAVLGTIRLGGSELALSAELAFGEIKAWDLKTGAEDHRLTDLGKLSHAATVTAGDGSYVVTVNTENDLDTWNVREDALESTVRLPAPATALAAVPHGDSVWAVVGAADGSIHVWDTNKESLSHALADVEGPVTELIAGDVGGESLLISVHDERTVCLWSLADSTLRQTITLDRIGAIAIQGGRLFAAEQSSNGDQVRIWDLATASLVGSVAVASPQLMAVSQVNGRPVLVTAVSKAEIQAWDVETGDPLGHPASVPDRVHTIAPYESGVLVGSKAGHVTALGWACPAEASALRPTRPTVQVTHVLAWLPGELLCGDARADGWELYTVDEWERGLPPSFGLIYARPITATTNELHDALVHVLTPRGYEVVRLEAHDYEISKVDGVTTGGPWRFPAYSVHCHSEEGPEQ